Proteins from a genomic interval of Mycolicibacterium grossiae:
- a CDS encoding Pls/PosA family non-ribosomal peptide synthetase, with product MTADQGAEQPSAEHHVPGIPPQYLLSESAPPPRTLIDVLYDTARRHPDSPAIDDGEVQLTYAELIADVEESVAWLAARGIGRGDRIGIRMPSGSYALYVAILSALAAGAAYVPVDADDPDERAALVFGEAGVVGVITEQGLVRGHGSSRGWRAGPPMLRDDAWIIFTSGSTGTPKGVAVTHRNAAAFVDAEAQIFLRGNPLGPNDRVLAGLSVAFDASCEEMWLAWRHGACLVPAPRSLVRSGMDLGPWLVSRDITVVSTVPTLAALWPAEALEAVRLLIFGGEACPPELAERLAVDGREVWNTYGPTEATVVACLAPLRGNAPVSIGLPLPGWDLAVVDRDGLPVALGEVGELVIGGVGLARYLDPEKDAEKYAPMSTLGWARAYRSGDLVRLEADGLYFQGRADDQVKVGGRRIELGEVDAALVNLPGVSGAAAAVRRTASGTPLLVGYVASADPAFDLGAARAALAESLPAALVPRLVLVDELPTRTSGKVDRNALPWPVDGAGGDDEPDLGGTMGWLAQLWRDVLAAPIDGPEADFFAVGGGSLSAAQLVAALRTRYPQVTVADLYDHPRLGSLAGYLDELDPPPVVEPRTVAPVPRLTQLVQVALSLPLATLAGMQWVVWLALLNDVAASLDLVAWARPIGWWWVLAGFLLFVTPIGRMGIAVLGARMLIGALEPGTYRRGGSVHLRVWLAERLAEASGAENQAGAPWLVYYARALGNRVGKGVDLHSAPPVTGMLTLGHRCSIEPEVDLTGHWIDGDLFHVGRIEVGNDATIGARTTLLPGAVVGKNADVAAGAGVVGKVKAGQYWKGSPAGKSGKARHPWPDERPPRAPVWIAMYGLTSVLLGGVPLAAIAAGLAVIGWAVQDTATLADAILPGILWTPVATLAAVVVYAAVTVAGVRLLSIGLREGYHPVRSRVGWQLWATERLMDAARNYLFPIYASLLTPWWLRLLGAKVGRDTEISTALLTPKFTEVADGAFLADDTMVASYELGGGWIHVAKATVGKRAFLGNSGITQPGRRVPDDGLVAVLSATPHKAKAGSSWLGSPPIRLRRQPTAADALRTFAPSTRLKVLRGLVETGRVVPLMVTFAIGVGVLATLQWLAEFSYAAAALGSGVVLLLAGALAGAIAVVAKWAVIGRIDAVEHPLWSSFVWRNEVSDTFVETVAAPWFARAASGTPVMNVWLRGLGASIGRGVWCETYWLPEADLVTLGDGATVNRGCVVQTHLFHDRIMRMDTVVLEDGATLGPHCVALPAARLGAGATVGPASLVMRGDEVPASTRWQGNPIAPWGAKRKKRARVEKPKKSAA from the coding sequence GTGACAGCGGACCAGGGCGCCGAGCAGCCGAGCGCCGAGCACCACGTTCCCGGCATCCCGCCGCAGTACCTGCTGTCGGAGTCCGCACCACCGCCGCGCACCCTGATCGACGTCCTCTACGACACCGCCCGGCGCCATCCCGACTCCCCGGCGATCGACGACGGCGAGGTGCAGCTGACCTACGCGGAGCTGATCGCCGACGTCGAGGAGAGCGTCGCGTGGCTCGCGGCCCGTGGCATCGGACGCGGTGACCGGATCGGCATCCGGATGCCGTCGGGCAGCTATGCGCTGTACGTGGCGATCCTGTCGGCGCTGGCGGCCGGCGCCGCCTACGTGCCGGTGGACGCCGACGACCCCGACGAGCGGGCGGCGCTGGTGTTCGGAGAGGCGGGCGTGGTCGGCGTGATCACCGAGCAGGGCCTGGTCCGCGGGCACGGCTCGTCGAGGGGCTGGCGCGCCGGGCCGCCGATGCTGCGCGACGACGCGTGGATCATCTTCACCTCCGGCTCGACCGGCACGCCGAAGGGCGTCGCCGTCACGCACCGCAACGCAGCGGCGTTCGTCGACGCCGAGGCCCAGATCTTCCTTCGCGGCAACCCGCTGGGCCCCAACGACCGCGTGCTGGCCGGGTTGTCGGTCGCCTTCGACGCCTCCTGCGAGGAGATGTGGCTGGCCTGGCGGCACGGCGCCTGCCTGGTGCCCGCGCCGCGGTCGTTGGTGCGCAGCGGCATGGACCTCGGGCCCTGGTTGGTGTCCCGGGACATCACCGTCGTCTCGACGGTGCCAACGCTCGCCGCACTGTGGCCGGCCGAGGCGCTGGAGGCGGTGCGGCTGCTGATCTTCGGCGGCGAGGCCTGCCCGCCGGAGCTGGCCGAACGGCTGGCGGTCGACGGGCGCGAGGTGTGGAACACCTACGGCCCCACCGAGGCGACCGTGGTCGCGTGCCTCGCACCGCTGCGCGGCAACGCGCCGGTCAGCATCGGCCTGCCGCTGCCCGGCTGGGACCTCGCGGTGGTCGACCGCGACGGGCTGCCGGTGGCCCTCGGCGAGGTCGGCGAACTCGTGATCGGCGGCGTCGGGCTGGCCCGCTACCTGGACCCGGAGAAGGACGCCGAGAAGTACGCGCCGATGTCCACCCTGGGCTGGGCGCGGGCCTACCGCAGCGGCGACCTGGTCCGGCTGGAGGCGGACGGCCTCTACTTCCAGGGCCGCGCCGACGATCAGGTCAAGGTCGGCGGTCGCCGCATCGAACTCGGCGAGGTCGACGCGGCGCTGGTCAACCTGCCGGGAGTCAGCGGCGCCGCCGCCGCCGTGCGCCGCACCGCGAGCGGCACCCCCCTGCTGGTGGGGTACGTGGCGAGCGCCGATCCGGCGTTCGACCTCGGCGCCGCCCGCGCCGCGCTCGCCGAATCGCTGCCGGCGGCGCTGGTGCCGCGGCTCGTCCTCGTCGACGAACTGCCGACCCGCACGTCGGGCAAGGTGGACCGCAACGCGCTGCCGTGGCCGGTCGACGGCGCCGGCGGCGACGACGAGCCCGACCTCGGCGGCACGATGGGGTGGCTCGCCCAGCTGTGGCGCGACGTGCTGGCCGCGCCGATCGACGGACCGGAGGCCGATTTCTTCGCCGTCGGCGGCGGCTCGCTGTCCGCGGCGCAACTGGTCGCCGCACTGCGCACCCGCTATCCGCAGGTCACCGTCGCCGACCTGTACGACCACCCCCGGCTCGGCTCGCTGGCGGGCTACCTCGACGAACTCGACCCGCCGCCCGTGGTGGAGCCCCGCACGGTGGCGCCGGTCCCGCGGTTGACGCAGCTGGTCCAGGTGGCGCTGTCACTGCCGCTGGCGACGCTCGCGGGCATGCAGTGGGTGGTGTGGCTGGCGTTGCTCAACGACGTTGCCGCGAGTCTCGACCTGGTCGCATGGGCCCGCCCCATCGGCTGGTGGTGGGTGCTGGCCGGCTTCCTGCTCTTCGTCACGCCGATCGGCCGGATGGGCATCGCCGTGCTGGGCGCCCGCATGCTGATCGGCGCGTTGGAGCCGGGCACGTACCGCCGCGGCGGGTCGGTGCACCTGCGGGTGTGGCTGGCCGAGCGGCTCGCCGAGGCCAGCGGCGCGGAGAACCAGGCGGGCGCACCGTGGCTCGTTTACTACGCGCGCGCCCTGGGAAACAGGGTCGGCAAGGGCGTCGACCTGCACTCGGCACCGCCCGTCACCGGAATGCTCACCCTCGGTCACCGGTGTTCGATCGAGCCGGAGGTGGATCTGACCGGGCACTGGATCGACGGCGACCTCTTCCACGTCGGCCGCATCGAGGTCGGCAACGACGCCACCATCGGCGCGCGCACCACGCTGCTGCCAGGTGCCGTGGTCGGCAAGAACGCCGACGTCGCGGCCGGGGCCGGCGTGGTGGGCAAGGTCAAGGCCGGGCAGTACTGGAAGGGGTCGCCGGCGGGCAAGTCCGGCAAGGCACGCCACCCCTGGCCCGACGAGCGGCCGCCGCGCGCGCCGGTGTGGATCGCGATGTACGGGCTGACGTCGGTGCTGCTGGGTGGCGTTCCGCTGGCCGCGATCGCCGCCGGGCTGGCGGTCATCGGCTGGGCCGTGCAGGACACCGCGACGCTCGCCGACGCGATCCTCCCGGGGATCCTGTGGACGCCGGTCGCGACGCTGGCCGCCGTCGTCGTCTACGCCGCGGTGACCGTCGCGGGAGTGCGCCTACTCTCGATCGGCCTGCGCGAGGGCTACCACCCGGTGCGCAGCCGGGTCGGCTGGCAGCTGTGGGCCACCGAGCGGCTGATGGACGCCGCCCGCAACTACCTGTTCCCCATCTACGCGAGCCTGCTGACACCGTGGTGGCTGCGGCTGCTGGGCGCGAAGGTGGGCAGGGACACCGAGATCTCCACCGCGCTGCTCACGCCGAAGTTCACCGAGGTGGCCGACGGCGCGTTCCTGGCCGACGACACCATGGTCGCGTCCTACGAACTGGGTGGCGGCTGGATCCACGTGGCGAAGGCGACCGTCGGCAAGCGGGCGTTCCTCGGCAACTCCGGCATCACGCAGCCCGGCCGGCGGGTGCCCGACGACGGCCTGGTCGCGGTGCTCAGCGCGACGCCGCACAAGGCCAAGGCCGGCTCGTCGTGGCTGGGCAGCCCGCCGATCCGGCTGCGCAGGCAGCCCACGGCCGCGGACGCGCTGCGCACCTTTGCGCCCTCTACGCGCCTGAAGGTGCTGCGGGGCCTGGTCGAGACGGGCCGCGTCGTCCCGTTGATGGTGACGTTCGCGATCGGGGTCGGCGTCCTCGCGACGTTGCAGTGGCTGGCCGAGTTCTCCTATGCAGCAGCCGCTCTCGGGTCCGGGGTGGTGCTGCTGCTCGCCGGTGCGCTCGCCGGCGCCATCGCGGTGGTGGCGAAGTGGGCGGTGATCGGCCGCATCGACGCCGTCGAGCACCCGCTGTGGTCGTCGTTCGTGTGGCGCAACGAGGTGTCGGACACCTTCGTCGAGACCGTGGCGGCGCCGTGGTTCGCGCGCGCCGCGAGCGGCACGCCGGTGATGAACGTCTGGCTGCGCGGGCTGGGCGCGTCGATCGGGCGCGGCGTCTGGTGCGAGACGTACTGGCTACCCGAAGCAGACCTCGTCACGCTCGGCGACGGCGCCACCGTCAACCGCGGCTGCGTGGTGCAGACACACCTGTTCCACGACCGGATCATGCGGATGGACACCGTGGTCCTCGAGGACGGCGCCACACTGGGACCGCACTGCGTGGCGCTGCCCGCCGCCCGGCTCGGCGCTGGGGCCACGGTCGGACCGGCGTCGCTCGTCATGCGGGGCGACGAGGTCCCGGCGTCGACGCGCTGGCAGGGCAACCCGATCGCGCCCTGGGGCGCCAAGCGCAAGAAGCGGGCGCGGGTGGAGAAACCGAAGAAGTCCGCCGCGTGA